In Deinococcus radiopugnans ATCC 19172, the DNA window ACTGCTGCTGGGCCACCGGGGAACGCCAAAGATGCATCTGGAAAACACCATGCCGGGCTTTCAGGCTGCGCTGGACGCCGGGCTGGACGGCGTGGAACTGGACGTGCGGCGCCTGAAGGACGGCACGCTGGTTATTCACCACGACGAGCACCTCAAAGACGGGCGTGCCCTGCCGGAAATGAACGCCGCCGAACTCCCCGACTACGTGCCCACGCTGGACGAGGTGCTGGAGTGGGCGGCGGACACCGGCGCGTACCTGAACGTGGAACTCAAATACGAACGGGCGTGGCCCGATGACCGCGTGGCCCGCACGCTGAACGCCATCCGGGCGCATGGGCTGGCGGGGCGGGTGATCGTCAGCAGCTTCAATCCCCTGCTGCTGGCCGCCGCCCGCCAGCACGCGCCGGAGATCGAACGCGGCTTCCTGTACCACCGTAGCTACCGCCTT includes these proteins:
- a CDS encoding glycerophosphodiester phosphodiesterase, with product MTPLLLGHRGTPKMHLENTMPGFQAALDAGLDGVELDVRRLKDGTLVIHHDEHLKDGRALPEMNAAELPDYVPTLDEVLEWAADTGAYLNVELKYERAWPDDRVARTLNAIRAHGLAGRVIVSSFNPLLLAAARQHAPEIERGFLYHRSYRLGPLDLVPLVLRGLGAAASHPHHTLIDAALMAGARAGGWRVNTWTVNNPAEVLRLEALGVSALIGDRPDVLLVSR